Below is a window of Desmonostoc muscorum LEGE 12446 DNA.
CGACAGGGGGAAAGGCAGGGGGAGCAGGGGGGCAGGAGAGGCAGGGGAGGTAGGGGGAGCAGAGTAAAAAAGAGTTTTAGGATTTTTGCACAGATGCTCGAAACGAAGGAATTTTGAAAAAGCAAATCTGGGTGTGGATTGTGGGATATCCTTAAATAAGTGAAAGATTTGCCAAAAATAAAGTAAGAATGAAGCTGGCAGCAAGAGTAAGTCAGGTAACACCTTCATTAACCTTAGCGATCGCAGCCAAGGCTAAGGCACTGAAGGCAGAGGGAATAGATGTTTGTAGTTTTAGCGCTGGAGAACCAGATTTTGATACCCCAGCGCATATCAAAGCCGCAGCAGTAAAAGCTTTGGATGAAGGCAAAACCAAATACGGTGCAGCAGCCGGAGAACCAAAGTTAAGGGAAGCGATCGCCCGTAAGCTTAAAACTGATAACGGTCTTGATTATAAGTCAGAGAATGTCATCGTCACCAATGGCGGTAAGCATTCTCTGTACAACTTAATAGTGGCGTTGATCGATCCAGGTGATGAGGTGATCATTCCTGCACCCTACTGGCTAAGTTATCCCGAAATGGTGACCTTGGTCGGTGGAGTTTCAGTGATTGTCCCCACAGATGCAACCACGGGCTATAAAATTACTCCCGACCAACTCCGTAAAGCCATCACACCCAAGACAAAGTTATTTATCCTCAACTCCCCATCCAATCCCACGGGGATGGTTTACACGCCAGATGAAATTAAAGCATTGGCAGAGGTAATAGTTGATGCAGATATCTTAGTCGTCTCTGATGAGATTTACGAAAAGATTCTCTATGATGGTGCAGAACACATCAGCATCGGTTCTTTGGGTCAGGAAATTTTTGACCGGACTTTAATCAGTAATGGGTTTGCCAAAGCTTACTCCATGACTGGGTGGAGACTTGGCTATTTAGCGGGACCAGTGGAAATTATTAAAGCCGCGAGTACCATCCAAGGACATAGTACATCTAACGTCTGTACCTTTGCTCAATATGGAGCGATCGCAGCTTTGGAAAGTCCCCAAGACTGTGTAGAAGAAATGCGTCAAGCCTTCGCCAAACGGCGACAGGTAATGTTAGACAGACTCAACGCCATTCCTGGACTGAGTACTGCTAAACCAGATGGCGCTTTTTATCTCTTCCCCGACATCAGCAAAACCGGTCTCAAATCCTTGGAATTTTGCGACGCCTTACTAGGAGAACATCAAGTTGCAGTCATTCCCGGAATTGCCTTTGGCGCTGATGACAACATTCGCCTTTCCTACGCCACCGATTTGGCGACAATTGAAAAAGGAATGGATAGGTTAGAGAAATTTGTCAAATCGCGTATTTAGTCAATTGTCATTTGATTTAGCAATAACAATGCCCTCTCTAACAAGAGGGCTTTTTTTATATTCTTCCAACAAATAGTCTAATAAGCTGTTCCACATTTAACTTGCATATATTGCAATACAGTTCAGTTAAGCATTTCTTCCTTCTGTTT
It encodes the following:
- a CDS encoding pyridoxal phosphate-dependent aminotransferase: MKLAARVSQVTPSLTLAIAAKAKALKAEGIDVCSFSAGEPDFDTPAHIKAAAVKALDEGKTKYGAAAGEPKLREAIARKLKTDNGLDYKSENVIVTNGGKHSLYNLIVALIDPGDEVIIPAPYWLSYPEMVTLVGGVSVIVPTDATTGYKITPDQLRKAITPKTKLFILNSPSNPTGMVYTPDEIKALAEVIVDADILVVSDEIYEKILYDGAEHISIGSLGQEIFDRTLISNGFAKAYSMTGWRLGYLAGPVEIIKAASTIQGHSTSNVCTFAQYGAIAALESPQDCVEEMRQAFAKRRQVMLDRLNAIPGLSTAKPDGAFYLFPDISKTGLKSLEFCDALLGEHQVAVIPGIAFGADDNIRLSYATDLATIEKGMDRLEKFVKSRI